The following proteins are co-located in the Bacillus pumilus genome:
- a CDS encoding rhodanese-like domain-containing protein, with amino-acid sequence MFNYIVLSLCGLFVLYSIGSYIYQQRIMKTLTEEEFIKGYRKAQLIDVREPNEFEGGHILGARNIPLSQLKQRKNEIRPDKPVYLYCQNNLRSGKAAQTLRKNGCREIYNLKGGFKKWGGRIKTKN; translated from the coding sequence ATATTCAACTATATCGTCCTCTCACTTTGTGGACTTTTCGTTCTTTATTCCATCGGCAGTTACATTTATCAGCAGCGCATTATGAAAACGCTGACGGAAGAAGAATTCATTAAAGGTTACCGCAAAGCTCAACTCATTGACGTGAGAGAGCCAAATGAGTTTGAAGGCGGACATATTTTAGGGGCAAGAAACATCCCCCTTTCACAATTAAAGCAGCGAAAAAATGAAATACGTCCTGACAAGCCTGTTTATCTCTATTGCCAAAATAATTTGAGAAGCGGGAAAGCAGCCCAAACTTTACGTAAAAACGGATGTCGTGAGATTTATAATTTAAAGGGCGGCTTTAAAAAATGGGGCGGCCGCATCAAAACGAAAAACTAA
- the gcvPB gene encoding aminomethyl-transferring glycine dehydrogenase subunit GcvPB, translated as MNKQDQPLIFELSKEGRIGYSLPDLDVPEQELPALFDETYIRHEDAELPEVSELDIMRHYTALSRRNHGVDSGFYPLGSCTMKYNPKINEKVARLAGFSQIHPLQEADTVQGALELLYDLGDHLEEITGMDAVTLQPAAGAHGEWTGLMMIRAYHEARGDHKRTKVIVPDSAHGTNPASATVAGFETITVASDENGLVDLEDLRRVVNEETAALMLTNPNTLGLFEENILEMAEIVHGAGGKLYYDGANLNAVLSRARPGDMGFDVVHLNLHKTFTGPHGGGGPGSGPVGVKKDLIPYLPKPVLVKKEGRFYFDDDRPQSIGRVKPFYGNFGINVRAYAYIRSMGPDGLKAVTDNAVLNANYMMRRLCAHYDLPFDRHCKHEFVLSGKRQKKLGVRTLDIAKRLLDFGYHPPTIYFPLNVEECIMIEPTETESKETLDAFIEAMIQIAKEAEENPEVVQEAPHTTVVKRMDETKAARNPVLVFERK; from the coding sequence ATGAATAAACAAGATCAGCCGCTTATTTTTGAATTATCCAAAGAAGGAAGAATTGGTTATAGCCTGCCTGATTTAGATGTACCTGAACAGGAGCTCCCGGCTTTATTTGATGAAACGTACATTCGTCATGAGGATGCTGAGCTTCCGGAAGTATCTGAGCTTGATATCATGCGTCATTATACGGCACTATCAAGACGTAATCATGGAGTTGATTCAGGATTTTACCCTCTTGGCTCTTGTACGATGAAATATAACCCAAAGATTAACGAAAAGGTTGCACGCCTTGCAGGCTTCTCGCAAATTCATCCACTTCAAGAAGCAGACACTGTGCAAGGAGCATTAGAATTACTTTATGACCTAGGCGACCATCTTGAAGAAATCACAGGAATGGACGCAGTGACATTACAGCCTGCGGCAGGTGCACATGGCGAATGGACGGGGCTCATGATGATTCGTGCGTACCATGAAGCAAGAGGAGATCATAAGCGAACAAAAGTCATCGTGCCGGATTCTGCTCATGGAACGAATCCGGCATCTGCGACAGTGGCTGGGTTTGAAACGATTACCGTTGCATCTGATGAAAATGGGCTTGTTGATTTAGAGGATTTACGCCGTGTTGTGAATGAAGAAACAGCGGCTCTTATGCTGACAAACCCGAATACACTCGGCCTTTTTGAAGAAAACATTTTAGAAATGGCTGAAATCGTTCACGGAGCTGGCGGTAAGCTTTATTATGACGGAGCGAATTTGAATGCTGTTTTAAGCAGAGCAAGACCAGGGGATATGGGATTTGATGTGGTTCACTTAAATCTTCATAAAACCTTTACAGGTCCACACGGAGGCGGAGGTCCTGGTTCAGGTCCAGTTGGAGTGAAAAAGGATTTGATTCCGTACTTGCCAAAGCCAGTACTTGTGAAGAAGGAAGGTCGTTTTTATTTTGATGATGATCGTCCACAATCAATTGGACGCGTCAAGCCGTTCTATGGCAACTTTGGCATTAACGTCAGGGCATATGCGTACATCCGCTCAATGGGTCCAGACGGCTTAAAGGCTGTAACAGATAATGCTGTGTTAAATGCGAACTATATGATGCGCCGCTTATGTGCTCATTACGATTTACCATTTGATCGTCACTGTAAGCATGAATTTGTCCTTTCAGGTAAACGTCAGAAGAAACTAGGTGTGAGGACACTTGATATTGCCAAACGATTACTTGATTTTGGCTATCATCCGCCAACGATCTACTTCCCGCTGAATGTAGAGGAATGTATCATGATTGAACCAACTGAAACAGAATCAAAAGAAACACTTGATGCATTCATTGAAGCGATGATTCAAATTGCAAAAGAAGCAGAAGAGAATCCAGAAGTGGTGCAGGAAGCGCCGCATACAACGGTTGTCAAACGAATGGACGAAACAAAGGCTGCGCGGAATCCAGTTCTTGTTTTTGAGAGAAAATAA